The Arachis hypogaea cultivar Tifrunner chromosome 14, arahy.Tifrunner.gnm2.J5K5, whole genome shotgun sequence DNA window GATAGAAGACTTCAAAGggtatgaaaatattttattggtgttatGATCAACAGGAAAAATGTAGTAATGGTTAATCATCCCAATTAGGATAATGAAGATTATGAAAGAAGATGATATTATAGCACCAACCCAAACCCAACTATTTGGACCTAAAATAGTAGAAATAGGCGAGTCTTTTTGGTTAGGCTTGAACCATATGGATTGAAGGGGAATTGAATTATTATTCTGTTTATGGTCTTCCTCTCTTGTGATGTAAGCCTCAATTTGTAGTTGCAAACTAGAAATGTCACCGTTGATTCCATAACATGGGAGGATCATATCTAACATTGAGAGACAAGAGGTGTTCTTAAATGCACAAATTAAGGTAAGTTTTGGAGTTCTGTATCTCAATGTTATGTTCAGATATATTAGCTCTCTGATGATAGACACAAAAGGGGTGATGCCACTGCCTCCACTAATCATCACAAGAGTTTCATGCCTGGTGAATAGAAAGCAGAGTTATTAGTTTGTAAGAAATTATAAATAATCATTTTAGACTAAGCCAGAAGTGATGTTATTTAGAGAGTAACTGTCTTGCTAGCAACCCAAAAACACTTTTCCATAATTTTCTGAGGTTTTTAGAGCTTTAAGGTGATAATAACTAGTTTTTTCCCATTTAGTTGTGAAAATTGTAAtaatttcttaatatatatatatatatatatatgcaaaaaaaaaaacacttattcTTGAATGGATGTGTAATTTGTTAATATAAACTTGggctttatattaaaaaaaaatgcaaacctTAGATAATCGGTAGATACAGGTCCATAAGGACCTTCAACATGGACATTGAGATGATCAATTGCAGATGGTACTGAAAGCATCTGATAGAGTTTCTGGGACCAAGCTCCCTCACTCTTAATGACAACACTTAGAATTTCAGGCTCCAAGTTACTATTAGAAGTAACTGTAAATGGATGCCACTGCAACTTTGATATGCTTGGTATGTTTATGAACACAATACTTGTGGGATTATATGTCAACCCTGCCAAAAAATATAGATAGCCACATCAGCACTAAAAACAATATACAAAAATTCTTATCATTGaaatttgagaatttttttttcaagaagcaGGTCATAACCAAATTATCTACTTGATCCCTCAAAAATATTTGACATTGGTTTGGTTCCTGACAAgttgatatataatatatcaaCTTAGTCCCCTGAAAATTATACATCACATTAGTCAAATTcctaaaagattttttattagtCTAGTCCTTAGAAAGTATATGTGATAATACTCTGGTCCTTAAAAAAGCATGCAACCTCAACTtgatcttttattttataaaaatttgtttGCAGAAAGTGATAATGTCTTTGCACACACTTTTTTAAACCTACCCGAGTCCCAAGAATAGGAAAAACTGATTTTTTTCCCCATCTCTCTCACACCGTCTATGATTTTGGTGTCTGTAATTAGTATTCTATATCTTTAAACAATTAAGAGACAAGATCTAAGGGACTAAACATCTAGTTTATTTTATCTTACCATGGGTCTTAGAGAAGTTAAGTTCTACCGCTTCACATGGCAAAACACGAGCAGAAACCAACCGAGCTTGCTGTCTTGATTGCAAGAACCTTAGATAACGATCAACCAAGAAGAGGTAGAAACCAGGGAGCATAATACAAGCATAGGAGATTCCCACATGAAAGATGAACAACACAATGAAAAGGATGTAGAGGTGGTGTGTGTAGAAGAAAAGCTCAAAGGCTTTTCTCCTAATGCGAGGGAATGTTGTAAGCCACATTAAAAGACCAATTAGCAAAGTTAACTCTCCTGCTACATTTGATATCCCTGTTTTTTTCCATTCTAGCATCTGCATTGAGAATAATAGTAATAGTATCATGAATCTATAGTTCTATGTTATAGTAGATaacaaaatgataaaaaaaatatccaagTGACTAGCATAGAGCACAATAGTAGTAAATTAACTTGTTTGTGCTAGAAATAGTTAGTTAGTCAGTATAGTTTCTTTTATTgaacatttttaattaattttatttcacaAGATCCTAAAATCCAATAatacattaaaaagaaaaagataaacaagaattaaacatGCCCTTAGAattggtactttcttcttttcttttgaatcCAAGCTTTGAAATTTTCATGCATACAGTGTGATTCAAGTTTTAGACCACATATCATTAGTTCACAAACTTGATTTATTTTTCACATTTATCAGTCAACAACCCTATATTTTACTCCATCGAATTTCAAAATGCACCATGAATTGACTCCATGAGTTGAGAATCTACCATTTTTCAAGTCCAAAAAGGGGAGAGGAAAAGTAGGGGACTATTTTGACGAACCTTTGAAAGTTGATTAGTCACTGCCCAATAAATGATGTAGCAAAGGCCATGAGCAGTGAAGATTGTCATGAGCATATTTCCAAGCCAAATATGGTACTTTATGCAACTCTCTGATTTTAGACCAACCAGTGGCAACAATGAGGAGCCACGTGTCACTGGGAAGAACAACATTGCCAAGCATATGTTCCCAACTTTCCCCAACATTAGCGCTGATTTATCTAGTTTCTTCTGCCATCTGCGAAAACACAAAAATCACTTCCTTCACCACCAATCCTAGTTATTAAAACAGAAATAATATTTAGAAAAATGTTCGAAATTGCGATTGAGATCGCATaaaagttatattattattaccttAATTGCACACTAATGAACAAAATTCATGATTGAGACCATAATCAAAACTATAATCCTTAAATAACTCAGAATATATATCCATATCATAGAGCAAATATGTGTAAAACTCAAGTCATTGTGTATGTAATtgtattatgattttaatttaattgcaAAATATTCAACAAATATTCAATTGATGCAActgcaattatatatatatatatatatatatatatatatatatatatatatatatatattcttacacTTTTTCTCCATCTTCTGCTGCTGATTTCTGAGAAATTTTGGCAAAGCTGTTGTTTAGATAATTTGAAAAGGACCAAACTAGTAGCACAATGAACATAAACAACAAGGCAAGTTCTGTGCCAGAAACAATGCCAAGAGGGCCTCTCACAAGCATTGGACGCTTCCCTATGAATACTCCCTCACATTTCTTCCCATTCTTGCTCCTGGAGTGGTGCAAAGAAACCAAGGAATTTAAAGCCAATCATCAGAACTGGGAATACTCTAATTATGTTATAAGAATACTTCATCCATTGATAAgtcgtttttatttttctgataCATTCATCAATTGTTTTATCAATAAACAAATTGCATCCAAATATATCAATTTATGAATGtactacaaaaaagaaaaaagaaaaaaaaatggatgGACACAGTACCTTAAAATACTTATTACTTAGAAAAGTAGATATGGctagaagaataagaaaaaaatcaaatgggattcaagaataagaaaaaagataGCACCtttcaattttgaaataattgtaTTTCTTTGCTATATGGAGGTAGATACTTCCCAAAACAGCTATGAACAATATTGGAACAGTGAACAGGAGAAGTGTTGCACCTGCAAGAAGATCATAGAATATATCAGCATAAAACAAAGAATATAGATATGTGAATTTTGCAAATACATATGTAGCTGAATCGGAAAATGAGACCTTGTTTTCCAAAATATGAAGAATTGATCTTTGCTTTTAGTTGCGGTAACCATATCTGTTTATAAGTGTCTGTTGGAGCCACTACCCAAACAAAAACCCAAGCCAAAAACAAAACCAGCACCATTAACCTTATTGCAAATTGAGCCCTGCCATATTTTTCTTGAGAAGGTGGTGACTTCTTCAACACTTCCTCATCCATCTCTTGGTTTGTCACTTGTtcactccttcttcttccttt harbors:
- the LOC112744178 gene encoding ferric reduction oxidase 2 isoform X3, which produces MFFFLFLLFSFSTLSLSHPFSPLDNYLLDCGSTAPLTTAATSSLSADHRLFSGDLARTPNSPFHSPSLRASVSLRNDAQFAIRLMVLVLFLAWVFVWVVAPTDTYKQIWLPQLKAKINSSYFGKQGATLLLFTVPILFIAVLGSIYLHIAKKYNYFKIERSKNGKKCEGVFIGKRPMLVRGPLGIVSGTELALLFMFIVLLVWSFSNYLNNSFAKISQKSAAEDGEKVWQKKLDKSALMLGKVGNICLAMLFFPVTRGSSLLPLVGLKSESCIKYHIWLGNMLMTIFTAHGLCYIIYWAVTNQLSKMLEWKKTGISNVAGELTLLIGLLMWLTTFPRIRRKAFELFFYTHHLYILFIVLFIFHVGISYACIMLPGFYLFLVDRYLRFLQSRQQARLVSARVLPCEAVELNFSKTHGLTYNPTSIVFINIPSISKLQWHPFTVTSNSNLEPEILSVVIKSEGAWSQKLYQMLSVPSAIDHLNVHVEGPYGPVSTDYLRHETLVMISGGSGITPFVSIIRELIYLNITLRYRTPKLTLICAFKNTSCLSMLDMILPCYGINGDISSLQLQIEAYITREEDHKQNNNSIPLQSIWFKPNQKDSPISTILGPNSWVWVGAIISSSFIIFIILIGMINHYYIFPVDHNTNKIFSYPLKSSINMLVICVSIAMGASAAVLWNKKQNVKEAKKVQNMEGSSPSVERELESLPNQILANATNVHYGGRPDLRRLLLELKGSNAGVLVSGPKEMRQEVAAVCSSNLAENLHFESFSFNW
- the LOC112744178 gene encoding ferric reduction oxidase 2 isoform X1, which produces MNTNRRRRSEQVTNQEMDEEVLKKSPPSQEKYGRAQFAIRLMVLVLFLAWVFVWVVAPTDTYKQIWLPQLKAKINSSYFGKQGATLLLFTVPILFIAVLGSIYLHIAKKYNYFKIERSKNGKKCEGVFIGKRPMLVRGPLGIVSGTELALLFMFIVLLVWSFSNYLNNSFAKISQKSAAEDGEKVWQKKLDKSALMLGKVGNICLAMLFFPVTRGSSLLPLVGLKSESCIKYHIWLGNMLMTIFTAHGLCYIIYWAVTNQLSKMLEWKKTGISNVAGELTLLIGLLMWLTTFPRIRRKAFELFFYTHHLYILFIVLFIFHVGISYACIMLPGFYLFLVDRYLRFLQSRQQARLVSARVLPCEAVELNFSKTHGLTYNPTSIVFINIPSISKLQWHPFTVTSNSNLEPEILSVVIKSEGAWSQKLYQMLSVPSAIDHLNVHVEGPYGPVSTDYLRHETLVMISGGSGITPFVSIIRELIYLNITLRYRTPKLTLICAFKNTSCLSMLDMILPCYGINGDISSLQLQIEAYITREEDHKQNNNSIPLQSIWFKPNQKDSPISTILGPNSWVWVGAIISSSFIIFIILIGMINHYYIFPVDHNTNKIFSYPLKSSINMLVICVSIAMGASAAVLWNKKQNVKEAKKVQNMEGSSPSVERELESLPNQILANATNVHYGGRPDLRRLLLELKGSNAGVLVSGPKEMRQEVAAVCSSNLAENLHFESFSFNW
- the LOC112744178 gene encoding ferric reduction oxidase 2 isoform X2, whose translation is MDEEVLKKSPPSQEKYGRAQFAIRLMVLVLFLAWVFVWVVAPTDTYKQIWLPQLKAKINSSYFGKQGATLLLFTVPILFIAVLGSIYLHIAKKYNYFKIERSKNGKKCEGVFIGKRPMLVRGPLGIVSGTELALLFMFIVLLVWSFSNYLNNSFAKISQKSAAEDGEKVWQKKLDKSALMLGKVGNICLAMLFFPVTRGSSLLPLVGLKSESCIKYHIWLGNMLMTIFTAHGLCYIIYWAVTNQLSKMLEWKKTGISNVAGELTLLIGLLMWLTTFPRIRRKAFELFFYTHHLYILFIVLFIFHVGISYACIMLPGFYLFLVDRYLRFLQSRQQARLVSARVLPCEAVELNFSKTHGLTYNPTSIVFINIPSISKLQWHPFTVTSNSNLEPEILSVVIKSEGAWSQKLYQMLSVPSAIDHLNVHVEGPYGPVSTDYLRHETLVMISGGSGITPFVSIIRELIYLNITLRYRTPKLTLICAFKNTSCLSMLDMILPCYGINGDISSLQLQIEAYITREEDHKQNNNSIPLQSIWFKPNQKDSPISTILGPNSWVWVGAIISSSFIIFIILIGMINHYYIFPVDHNTNKIFSYPLKSSINMLVICVSIAMGASAAVLWNKKQNVKEAKKVQNMEGSSPSVERELESLPNQILANATNVHYGGRPDLRRLLLELKGSNAGVLVSGPKEMRQEVAAVCSSNLAENLHFESFSFNW